The following are encoded in a window of Cycloclasticus pugetii PS-1 genomic DNA:
- the rpsI gene encoding 30S ribosomal protein S9 has product MAQTQYYGTGRRKSSVARVFARPGKGEIKINNATLDTYFGRETDRMIVRQPLETAEAMEKFDLLITVKGGGTSGQAGAIRLGITRALMEFDGELRPALRKAGFVTRDSREVERKKVGLHKARKRPQYSKR; this is encoded by the coding sequence ATGGCACAAACCCAATATTATGGAACTGGTCGTCGTAAAAGTTCAGTTGCACGTGTTTTTGCACGTCCTGGCAAAGGCGAGATTAAAATTAACAATGCAACGCTAGATACTTATTTTGGCCGCGAAACTGATCGTATGATTGTTCGTCAGCCACTAGAAACAGCAGAAGCAATGGAGAAATTTGACCTTCTTATCACTGTAAAAGGTGGTGGAACATCAGGTCAAGCCGGTGCTATTAGATTGGGGATTACCCGCGCATTAATGGAGTTTGATGGCGAGTTACGTCCTGCCCTTCGCAAAGCAGGTTTTGTAACACGTGACTCACGTGAAGTTGAGCGTAAAAAAGTTGGTCTTCACAAAGCGAGAAAACGTCCTCAGTACTCAAAACGTTAA
- the rplM gene encoding 50S ribosomal protein L13, with protein sequence MKTFSAKTEEVEHDWYVVDAEGKALGRLATEIARRLRGKHKPEYTPHVDTGDYIVVINAEKIGVTGNKEKDKMYYHHTGYIGNLKSVSLGKLRETHPERIIQSAVRGMLPKNTLGRNMFKKMKVFVGAEHTHQAQQPKTLEL encoded by the coding sequence ATGAAAACATTTAGCGCAAAAACAGAAGAAGTAGAACACGATTGGTATGTTGTTGATGCCGAAGGTAAAGCGCTGGGGCGCTTAGCCACAGAAATAGCACGCCGTTTACGCGGTAAGCATAAGCCTGAATATACACCTCACGTTGATACGGGCGATTACATTGTTGTCATTAACGCTGAAAAAATTGGTGTGACAGGCAATAAAGAAAAAGACAAGATGTATTATCATCACACAGGTTACATTGGTAACTTAAAGTCTGTTTCTTTAGGTAAGCTTCGTGAAACACACCCAGAGCGTATCATCCAATCAGCTGTTAGAGGCATGTTGCCGAAAAACACATTGGGTCGAAATATGTTCAAGAAAATGAAAGTATTTGTTGGCGCTGAGCATACGCATCAAGCCCAACAACCTAAAACATTAGAACTATAA
- a CDS encoding polysaccharide biosynthesis protein, with translation MDIFSLPGWFISRSRRIKRAVTLLFDFIVITLALWVSFSLRLGEFYWPEGSVIWLFAVAPFIATPIFIRLGLYRAIIRYIGFHSLWVVVKAVSLYSLLIAFFVVLANIEVVPRSVHIINWLVALLMVGGSRMVVRWWLAGLAPANVNAARNVVIYGAGSSGMQVLGQLNVKSGMKVVAFIDDEPSLHRRQMGDVRVHPFSHLSRLIERHGVKDVLLAMPSVSRSRRNQVIALLEPYPVTVKTLPTLAEIAEGEVTVDDIRDVEIEDLLGRDQVLPNKSLMAKNIHNKVVMVTGAGGSIGAELCRQILQQKPKEIVLFEHSEFALYMIEHDLKNQPISEEVVIKPVLGSVTDSDRVLLACQAAHVETVYHAAAYKHVPLVEKNPREAIKNNILGTLYTAEAALKSKVKDFILISTDKAVRPTNTMGASKRMAELVLQALSNKHRGVSATQFAMVRFGNVLGSSGSVIPLFKKQIKEGGPVTVTDPKIIRYFMTIPEAAQLVIQAGAMAKGGDVFVLDMGEPVKILELAKRMIHLSGLEVKEDDTPHGDIEIKFTGLRPGEKLYEELLIGNDVKNTDHEKIMRANESMIPWEELNILIRRLQQAINDNDDVEIRAVLSEAVVGYKPQCAIANVLH, from the coding sequence ATGGATATTTTTTCACTTCCAGGTTGGTTCATTAGTCGAAGCAGGCGGATAAAGCGTGCGGTTACGCTGCTATTTGATTTTATTGTTATTACGTTGGCTTTATGGGTATCCTTCTCACTACGGCTAGGTGAGTTTTATTGGCCCGAAGGCAGCGTAATTTGGTTGTTTGCTGTTGCGCCTTTTATAGCAACACCTATTTTTATTAGATTGGGCTTGTATCGAGCGATTATTAGATATATTGGCTTTCACTCTTTATGGGTTGTGGTTAAGGCGGTCTCTCTTTATAGCTTGCTTATTGCTTTTTTTGTTGTGTTGGCGAATATTGAAGTTGTGCCGCGTTCAGTTCACATTATTAATTGGTTGGTGGCTCTCCTTATGGTTGGTGGAAGTCGAATGGTGGTGCGTTGGTGGCTGGCAGGGTTGGCTCCTGCGAATGTAAATGCAGCTCGTAATGTGGTCATTTATGGTGCGGGCTCGTCAGGTATGCAAGTGCTTGGGCAACTAAATGTAAAAAGTGGTATGAAAGTAGTGGCCTTTATTGATGACGAGCCATCACTTCATCGGCGGCAAATGGGTGATGTTCGTGTGCACCCGTTCTCACATTTGAGCCGACTTATTGAGCGACATGGAGTGAAGGATGTGTTATTGGCGATGCCCTCAGTGTCACGGTCTCGCCGTAACCAAGTTATTGCTTTGTTGGAGCCTTACCCAGTAACTGTGAAAACGTTACCAACATTAGCTGAAATTGCCGAGGGTGAAGTAACGGTTGATGATATAAGAGACGTTGAAATTGAAGATTTATTAGGCCGTGATCAGGTATTGCCTAATAAATCTTTGATGGCGAAAAACATACATAATAAAGTTGTGATGGTAACGGGGGCAGGTGGCTCAATCGGAGCTGAACTGTGTCGTCAAATCTTGCAGCAAAAGCCAAAAGAGATTGTTTTATTTGAACATAGCGAGTTTGCTCTTTATATGATAGAGCATGATTTAAAAAATCAGCCGATCAGCGAAGAAGTGGTCATTAAGCCTGTCTTGGGGTCGGTAACGGATTCAGATCGAGTTTTATTAGCTTGTCAGGCGGCGCACGTTGAAACGGTATATCATGCTGCAGCCTATAAGCATGTGCCATTAGTTGAGAAAAACCCAAGAGAAGCAATTAAAAACAATATTCTGGGGACCTTATATACAGCTGAGGCAGCATTAAAGTCGAAGGTTAAGGACTTTATACTGATCTCAACAGATAAGGCTGTGCGGCCTACTAATACGATGGGGGCTTCAAAAAGAATGGCTGAATTGGTTTTGCAGGCATTAAGTAATAAGCATAGAGGCGTATCTGCAACACAATTTGCGATGGTGCGTTTTGGCAATGTGCTCGGCTCGTCAGGCTCCGTCATTCCTCTGTTTAAGAAGCAAATAAAAGAAGGTGGTCCAGTGACTGTGACGGACCCTAAAATTATTCGTTACTTTATGACAATCCCTGAGGCAGCCCAATTGGTTATACAAGCGGGTGCCATGGCAAAAGGTGGCGATGTGTTCGTTTTAGACATGGGCGAGCCTGTTAAAATATTAGAATTGGCAAAGCGAATGATTCATTTAAGTGGACTAGAAGTTAAAGAAGATGATACGCCGCACGGAGACATCGAAATAAAGTTCACCGGGTTACGCCCGGGTGAAAAGCTGTATGAAGAGTTATTGATCGGTAATGATGTGAAAAATACAGACCATGAAAAAATCATGCGGGCTAATGAAAGTATGATTCCTTGGGAAGAGCTGAATATTCTTATTAGACGTTTGCAGCAAGCGATTAATGACAATGATGATGTTGAAATTAGAGCGGTATTATCAGAAGCAGTGGTTGGTTATAAACCACAATGTGCTATTGCGAATGTGCTTCATTAG
- a CDS encoding nucleotide sugar dehydrogenase, with protein sequence MKVNVYGAGLSAWVAATCLAKVGNDVVICGVSQGELGKIPTVRDEPNLLQQLEAQISSGRLSRRNEGVQPEANIHWLAFQPDQQYKAEQVMERLSQSAQNDMLVVNQCNFAVGATRDLQTRLKGKGYVVYIPDNLQEGSAIQGFSQPNGIVLGLDHHKALVKARALLRPFSEGLNTLQLMTTREAEFTKFAITGMLAIRLGYVNELANLADQLGVDISVVQEGMRADTRIGEHYLSPGCGFGGQNFHAYVSKFSGIFQQQKQQQSLLKAVVDENEVQKELLFRKLWQHYNGALEDKVVAIWGCSFKSGTASIDNAPSLKIINALVAQGVQVNIHDPEAMPNIKSYYAGEALIRYCKEPMDAAAGADALLLVTEWPLYWSPDYEQLAKCMNDRLIIDGRNVFDKEVVKQHGFYYLGVGR encoded by the coding sequence ATGAAAGTTAATGTGTATGGTGCGGGGCTTTCTGCCTGGGTTGCGGCGACATGCCTAGCTAAAGTAGGAAACGATGTAGTTATTTGCGGTGTGTCGCAAGGTGAATTAGGAAAGATTCCGACGGTTCGTGATGAGCCGAATTTATTGCAACAGTTAGAAGCACAGATTAGTAGTGGCCGACTTAGTCGGCGTAACGAAGGAGTGCAGCCAGAGGCTAATATTCATTGGCTTGCCTTTCAGCCAGACCAGCAATACAAGGCTGAGCAAGTGATGGAGCGGCTTTCTCAATCAGCTCAAAATGATATGCTGGTCGTTAATCAATGTAACTTTGCGGTGGGAGCGACACGTGACCTGCAAACTCGATTAAAAGGGAAAGGCTATGTGGTGTATATCCCCGATAATTTACAAGAAGGTTCGGCGATCCAGGGTTTTAGTCAACCTAACGGGATCGTTTTGGGGCTAGATCATCATAAGGCATTAGTTAAGGCTCGAGCTTTATTAAGGCCGTTTAGTGAGGGCTTGAATACACTGCAGTTAATGACAACTCGTGAAGCTGAATTTACCAAATTTGCTATTACAGGCATGCTCGCTATTCGTTTAGGTTATGTTAATGAATTGGCTAATCTGGCAGATCAGTTAGGTGTGGATATTAGCGTTGTTCAAGAAGGAATGAGGGCTGATACAAGGATCGGTGAGCATTACTTGTCGCCGGGCTGTGGTTTTGGAGGGCAGAACTTCCATGCTTATGTCTCTAAGTTCTCTGGCATTTTTCAACAGCAGAAGCAACAGCAATCATTATTAAAAGCAGTTGTTGACGAAAATGAAGTGCAAAAAGAGTTGCTGTTCAGAAAATTGTGGCAACACTATAATGGTGCTTTGGAAGATAAAGTGGTTGCAATTTGGGGGTGTTCATTTAAGTCAGGAACAGCCAGCATTGATAATGCGCCCAGCTTAAAAATAATTAATGCACTGGTTGCGCAAGGGGTTCAAGTTAATATTCATGACCCAGAAGCAATGCCAAATATAAAAAGTTATTATGCAGGTGAGGCATTGATCCGTTATTGTAAAGAACCGATGGATGCAGCAGCTGGTGCCGATGCGTTATTACTCGTTACTGAGTGGCCGCTTTATTGGTCACCTGATTATGAGCAACTTGCTAAATGCATGAATGATCGTTTGATCATTGATGGGAGGAATGTTTTTGATAAAGAGGTCGTTAAACAGCACGGGTTTTATTATTTAGGAGTAGGTCGGTAG
- the pgi gene encoding glucose-6-phosphate isomerase, whose product MNSGEVKAWVDLQSHAEEMKGLHLSELFRLEADRFDEFSFSTESFLLDLSKQRITKDTLGKLTALAEQQALGEWIEKLFTGEQVNVSEGRSALHTALRLPKEETLKVNDRVITEDIHASLEKMALLVRQIQQAQWRGFDGRPIRSIVNIGVGGSNLGPLMACDALEQYTPAESKQLDIHFVSSMDGSELEKLLPLLEPATTLFIVASKTFSTIDTLANANTAREWLLKAGGKSVDLINQHHFIAATGNIRAAQSWGVPEKNQLLFWDWVGGRYSLWSVIGLPIALKVGMENFRAILKGAHAMDRHFRETSFDKNLPVLLGLVGVWNINFLNIHAHTILPYDGRLSHLPSYLQQLEMESNGKSVNTKGERLNYRTCPVLWGEVGSNAQHAFYQLLHQGTELVMCDFITTAVRYEGEGEELQLQHQLSLANCLAQSRLLALGAESENDLGYQHYDGNQPSSTIMLDELTPETFGGLIALYEHKVFVQSVIWEINPFDQWGVEKGKKLASSLLPEFQSQVSGDLDSSTRGLIQRVQRQQAQYES is encoded by the coding sequence ATGAATAGTGGTGAGGTAAAAGCATGGGTTGATCTTCAGTCGCACGCTGAAGAAATGAAGGGATTGCACCTATCTGAGTTATTTCGTCTAGAGGCTGATAGGTTTGATGAGTTTAGTTTTTCTACCGAGAGTTTTTTATTAGATCTTTCAAAGCAGCGGATTACCAAAGACACATTGGGTAAATTAACGGCCTTAGCTGAGCAGCAAGCGCTGGGCGAATGGATTGAAAAATTATTTACTGGAGAGCAAGTCAATGTATCGGAGGGGCGTTCTGCGTTGCATACTGCGTTACGGCTCCCCAAAGAAGAAACCCTTAAGGTTAACGACAGGGTTATTACGGAAGATATCCATGCTTCCTTAGAAAAAATGGCGTTATTGGTTAGGCAGATCCAGCAGGCTCAGTGGCGAGGTTTTGATGGTCGACCTATTCGGTCAATTGTAAATATTGGGGTTGGAGGTTCAAACCTTGGGCCGTTAATGGCTTGTGATGCATTAGAGCAATATACGCCTGCTGAAAGCAAGCAACTTGATATCCATTTTGTATCATCAATGGATGGGAGTGAACTAGAAAAGCTACTTCCTTTATTAGAGCCCGCGACAACATTATTTATTGTGGCCTCTAAAACATTTAGCACAATTGACACCTTGGCAAATGCTAATACGGCTAGGGAATGGTTGTTAAAAGCAGGTGGGAAGTCTGTAGACTTAATTAATCAACATCACTTTATTGCAGCAACTGGGAATATCCGTGCGGCACAATCATGGGGGGTTCCCGAGAAAAACCAATTATTATTTTGGGATTGGGTTGGTGGGCGATATTCTTTGTGGTCAGTAATAGGGTTGCCTATTGCGCTTAAAGTTGGTATGGAAAATTTTCGTGCGATTCTTAAAGGTGCTCATGCAATGGACAGGCATTTTAGAGAGACGAGCTTTGATAAAAATTTGCCCGTTTTATTAGGCTTGGTTGGCGTTTGGAATATTAACTTTTTGAATATTCATGCACACACAATTTTGCCTTATGATGGACGTCTTTCACATTTACCATCCTATTTACAACAGTTGGAAATGGAAAGTAACGGGAAAAGTGTCAATACCAAGGGAGAGCGGCTTAATTACCGAACCTGCCCAGTGTTATGGGGTGAAGTCGGCTCGAATGCACAACACGCGTTTTATCAGCTTTTACATCAAGGTACTGAATTGGTGATGTGCGACTTTATTACCACAGCGGTACGCTATGAAGGCGAAGGTGAAGAGCTTCAGCTGCAGCATCAGTTATCGCTTGCTAATTGCTTGGCGCAATCTAGGCTTCTGGCCTTGGGCGCCGAATCGGAAAATGATTTAGGTTATCAGCATTACGATGGCAATCAGCCTAGTAGCACGATTATGTTGGATGAGTTAACCCCAGAAACGTTTGGCGGACTGATTGCTTTATATGAGCATAAAGTGTTTGTGCAGTCGGTGATTTGGGAAATAAACCCGTTTGATCAGTGGGGCGTGGAAAAAGGCAAAAAGCTAGCTTCATCATTATTACCAGAGTTTCAGTCACAGGTGAGTGGGGACCTGGATTCATCTACTAGGGGATTGATTCAGCGTGTTCAACGTCAACAGGCTCAGTATGAAAGTTAA
- the galU gene encoding UTP--glucose-1-phosphate uridylyltransferase GalU: MKVRKAVIPVAGLGTRVLPASKAIPKEMMPVVDKPVIQYVVEEAVAAGIKEIILVTRAGKSTIEDHFDAHYELEAELARKNKMALLAAIQNIVPPEVSIISIRQPEAKGLGHAVHCAASMVGGEPFVVILPDVLVNNGGDKTNDLMRMVVEFENTGAAQIMVGEVPDDKVQLYGIADCGGVAPAFGESTAIKGLVEKPKQDESPSNLAVIGRYVLPGKIMSLLADGKPGAGGEIQLTDAIDALLKLEPVEAYKMMGDTYDCGEKLGYLKANLAYGLQHSDTANGLRQFINVLANEHE, translated from the coding sequence TTGAAAGTTCGAAAAGCAGTAATCCCCGTTGCGGGCTTAGGGACGCGCGTTTTACCCGCTAGTAAAGCGATCCCAAAAGAAATGATGCCAGTAGTGGATAAGCCGGTTATTCAATATGTGGTTGAAGAAGCTGTTGCCGCGGGGATAAAGGAAATTATTTTGGTGACGCGTGCGGGTAAATCAACAATAGAGGATCACTTTGATGCGCATTATGAGCTTGAGGCTGAGTTAGCACGTAAAAATAAAATGGCGTTGTTGGCGGCTATTCAAAATATTGTCCCCCCAGAAGTATCGATTATTTCAATTCGGCAACCCGAAGCAAAAGGCCTTGGGCATGCAGTACATTGTGCTGCGAGCATGGTTGGCGGCGAACCATTTGTAGTTATTTTACCTGATGTGTTGGTGAATAACGGGGGTGATAAAACGAATGACTTAATGAGAATGGTTGTTGAGTTTGAAAACACAGGTGCGGCTCAAATTATGGTCGGCGAAGTGCCAGACGATAAAGTTCAATTATATGGTATTGCCGACTGTGGAGGTGTGGCCCCAGCGTTTGGCGAATCAACAGCTATTAAAGGGCTGGTCGAGAAGCCAAAGCAAGACGAATCGCCTTCAAATTTAGCCGTTATTGGTCGTTATGTGCTACCTGGGAAGATTATGAGTTTGCTGGCTGACGGTAAGCCCGGTGCGGGTGGCGAAATACAACTCACGGATGCTATTGATGCTCTATTAAAATTGGAGCCAGTGGAGGCCTATAAAATGATGGGTGATACATATGATTGTGGAGAAAAACTGGGTTATTTAAAGGCTAATCTTGCCTATGGTTTACAGCATAGTGACACGGCCAACGGTTTGAGACAGTTTATCAACGTGTTAGCTAATGAGCATGAATAG
- a CDS encoding sugar transferase: MKRLADLILAINAVIIFFIPICVVTILVRLTSKGGALYWSDRVGINNDVFKMPKFRSMKTDTPAVATHLLKDPKSLLTPIGGFLRKSSLDELPQLWCILKGDMSFVGPRPALFNQGDLIALRTKNGVHEMLPGLTGWAQVNGRDELPISKKVELDVEYKHRRSFFFDIYILWLTFLKVLKRDGVSH, from the coding sequence TATTTTTTTTATTCCCATTTGTGTTGTGACTATTTTGGTTAGACTAACGTCAAAAGGGGGGGCTTTATATTGGTCCGATAGAGTAGGCATTAATAATGATGTTTTTAAAATGCCTAAATTCCGTAGCATGAAAACAGATACGCCCGCAGTTGCCACTCATTTGCTAAAGGATCCTAAAAGTTTGTTAACGCCAATTGGTGGTTTTTTGCGCAAATCAAGCCTAGATGAGCTGCCGCAACTATGGTGTATTTTAAAAGGAGACATGAGCTTCGTGGGGCCTCGTCCAGCGTTGTTTAATCAGGGTGACTTGATTGCCCTACGGACTAAAAATGGTGTTCATGAAATGTTGCCTGGTTTAACAGGTTGGGCTCAGGTTAATGGTCGAGATGAGCTGCCTATATCCAAAAAAGTAGAGCTAGATGTTGAATACAAGCATCGGCGCTCATTTTTCTTCGATATTTATATCCTTTGGTTAACGTTTCTCAAGGTGCTTAAAAGAGATGGTGTTTCCCATTAA